The sequence ACCAGCTGGTGTTCACGACATTCGATCCGTCATCTTCGGCCAGCGCCTGCGACCCGGGGCTCGGCACGGCCAGGATGTACATCCTCTCCGCCACGGACGGCAGGACGCTGTTCGACCTGAATGGCGATGACGTGCTCGACGTATCCGATCGATCCGATGTCCTGAAACTGCGCGGCATACCTCCCGGCATGACCGTACTGTTTCCCGAAGCAACGGATGGTCGGGCATTCGGGCTGATCGGCACCGAAAAAGCACCGGTCCAGATCACCACGGACCCGCAACGCACCTACTGGTATGAACTCAAGGAGGAGTAGCCATGTCTGGAAAACACCGAGGCCTTACCCTGATCGAACTCATGATCACGGTCGCCATCGTCAGCATCCTGGTCGCCATCGGCCTGCCGTCCTACCAGGACTACACCGATCGCGTCAGGCGCACGGAGGCAAGCGCCTCCCTGATGAAAATGGCCGGGTCGTACGAGCAATTCATCCTCCGGAATCGACGACCCCCGGAAACCTTTGTCGCGATCGACGATGCCCTGACGCTGATGATGAACGGGTCGGCGTTTGCCCAGCAGGCACCGGTCAGCGGCCTGCAGTCGAACAACGGGAGCTGGCTGACCGAGGGCGGACACTACTCGATGACCTTGTCGCAGAATGCCGGGGGCCAGGTCCTGATGCAGGCGACAGCGAACTCGGCAGCCGCATTGAAGGATGAAGATTGCCGGACCATGCAGTATTTCGTGAACGGCCTGAAGACATCCATGGCGGCCGACGGGACCGATTCCACGGACACCTGCTGGCGCCGGTGACGCCGGGCCAGCCGGTCGGAAGGCCCCGGAAACAGTGGCGCCAGGCCGTTATTGAACTCCAGCGCGAAATTCCCGTATACTTCGCGCCCTTCGGGGTGTAGCTCAGCCTGGTAGAGCACTACGTTCGGGACGTAGGGGCCGGAGGTTCGAATCCTCTCACCCCGACCAGGTATCAGGAAAAGGCCTGCCATGCGGCGGGCCTTTTTTATTGCTTCGTCCTTGTCGACACCGCCAGCGTCGGCAAGGCCTTGAGGTCCACGACCGCCCCCTCGCTGGCCACCGCCACCTGCGACCAGGCGGATTCCCGCATCACGGTCGCCAGCGCATCCGCTGCCTGCGGCTCGCCGTGCACCAGCACCAGCGGCGGCCGCTCCCGGAAATGTTCCAGCCAGGCCTTCAAGCCCTGCTGGTCCGCATGGGCCGAAAGCCCGCCGACCGTATGGACTTGTGCTGCCACCCTCACCGGCTCGCCCCAGAGCGTCAGGTATTCCGCGCCGTTGACCAGCGCCCGCCCCGGTGTGCCCTCGGCCTGGAATCCGACAATCACCACCTTGGCCTCGGGCCGCCATAAATTGTGCTTGAAATGGTGGCGGATACGGCCACCGGTACACATTCCGCTGCCCGCAATGATGATGGCACCGGAGTGACGCTCATTGAGTGCCATCGACTGCGCCGGTGTTTCGCAAAAGTGCAGGTTCGGCAGCCGGAATCGCGTCTGGCGGACATCACTGCCCGCCTCCTGCTGGTAGAGCTCCCAGTGCCGCGCATAGAGCTCGGTGGCCTCGATCGCCAGCGGGCTGTCGAGAAAGATCTGCCAGCGATCCAGCTGCCAGTCCGCGTAGTGCTTCCCGAGCACGTACAGCAAGTCCTGGGTCCTGCCGACGGCAAAGGATGGAATGAGGATATTGCCACGCGCTGAATGCGCTGACCGGATGATGTCGCCCAGTTCCTGCCAGGTGGACTGCCAATCGCGATGGCAACGATCACCATAAGTGGATTCGCAAAGCACGATATCCGCCTGGTCGAGCACGTCGGGCTGGCGCAACAACAGGGCCGGCGCATGGCCGAGATCACCGGAAAAGACCAGCTTTCTGTTCACGCCGTTGTCAGCGAGCTCACAGCTCACTATGGCGGAGCCGAGGATATGGCCAGCGTCATGGAAACTGGCCGTGACGCCCGCCGCGACCTCGACCTTCTCGCCATAGTCATGAGTCTCGAACAGCGCCATGCAGGCCTCGACATCATCCTGGTCATACAATGCATGCACGGGTGGCAGGCCACGCCGCGCTCGCTTGCGGCTTTCCAGCTCGGCATCCTTCTGGTTGAGGAACGCCGAATCCTTCAGAAGAATGCGACAAAGATCGGCGGTGGCCGGGGTGGCATGAACGACACCGGCAAAGCCACGTTTCACCAGCAGGGGCAATCGTCCGGAGTGATCGATGTGGGCGTGGCTTAGCAAGACGGCATCGATGCTTGCCGGATCGAATGGAAACGCCCGGGCATTGAGATCCTCTTCGCCACCACCCTGGATCAAGCCACAATCCAGCAGTACGCGCTTACCACCCACCTCCAGCAAATGACACGATCCGGTAACGCGACTGGCAGCACCGTGAAACGTCAGCTTCATCCCCGTCTCCTCCCTGCATCTAGGGCATGCGATAATATCGACCCGGCAGGAACAGCATAGCGCCTGCCACTCCAGGCACCATGACCGAGATCAACCCAAACGGGGGAAAGCCGCGCCATGATCGAGACGCTCTCCGAAACGAACCTGCTCCACGATCCCTTTGCCATGTTCCAGAACTGGTACGCGGACGCACAACCCGGCGTGCAGGGCGACCCGACGCAGATGACCCTGGCCACCGCAGATGCCAGCGGCCGGCCCTCGGCACGCATCGTGTTGCTGAAAGAGCTGGATTCCGGGGGATTCGTCTTTTACACCAACTACAGCAGCCGCAAGGGCGCGGATCTCGCCGCCAACCCGCAGGCCGCGCTGCTCTGGTGGTGGCCCCACCAGGGTCGGCAGGTCCGGGTCGAAGGCAGCATCGAGCAGGTTCCCGACACGGTGTCCGATGCCTATTTCGCCAGCCGTCCGCGCGACAGCCAGATTGGTGCCTGGGCTTCCGAGCAAAGCTCGGCCCTGCGCGACCGGGCGTCGCTGGAAGAACGCGTGGCGCAATTCGAAAAGCGTTTCGACGGCCAGGATGTGCCGCGCCCGCCGCACTGGGGTGGATACCGACTACGTCCGGATCACTTCGAGTTCTGGCAGATGGGCGATGCGCGTCTGCACGATCGCTTCGGCTTCGACCTCGATGGTGGTGACTGGCTGGTCGAACGCCTCAATCCCTGAACGGGATCACTTCGGCACGCAGCGGGCGATCTCGTCCAGTCGTTCGATATCCAGCAAGCGGATGTCGCGGCGATCGACTTCCAGGATGCCCTCCTGCTGGAAGCGCTTGAACACGCGACTGACCGTTTCGGTCGCCAGGCGGAGGTAGTTGGCAATGTCACGGCGCGGCATCGCCAGCATGAAATGGGTCGCCGAATAGCCCCGCAATTTCAGGCGCGCCGACAGGCTCAGGAGAAATGCCGCGAGCCGCTCCTCGGCAGTGAAATCACCCGCCAGTGAATGTGAATCGTGGATGTCCTTGGACAGCAGACGGAACATCTGCTTCTGCAGGCCAGGCACCTTGCCCGCCAGGTCCGCCAGGTCTTCGTAGGGCAACTGGCAGACGGAAGCCGTATCCAGCGCCACGGCGCTGCACTGGTGCTTTTCCGGATAGATGGCATCCAGGCCCAGCAGCTCGCCTGGCAGGTAGAAACCCAGTACCTGCTCACGGCCGGATTCATCGATGGTGTAACTCTTGAGGTAGCCCGAGCGGACCGCATAGAGGGCTTCGAAAGGGTCACCCTTCTGGTAGAGATGATCGCCGGCATGCAGCGGCGAACCGCGCTCCACCAGGGAATCAAGCTTGCTCAGCGACTCCCTGTCCAGGCCGACCGGCAGGCACAGCTCGGCCAGCGAGCAATTGCTGCACATCTTGCGAAGCTCGGCATCCAGCTTGGCGACGGCTTGCTGTTCACCCATCGTCACTCTCCCTCGTGGAGAGCTCATGGTAACGACACTTCAGGGCGTTTGCACCCTCGGCGGCCAGCTCAGATAACGTCGCTGAAACTCTGTGAATCGTCGATCAATTTGCCGTGATAGGCGTCGAACGGCAACGCGATCACCCGCAACAGCAGCCGGCCCTTGCCGGTCACGACCAGGCGGCGGCGGTTGAGAATGGCCAGGCCATCCCTCAGCAACGGCGTCAGGCGCAGCAGGCTGTCGGCAAAATATTCCTCGAAGCGGATTCCCCAGTGTGCATCGATGTCGGCGAAGGACACGATGCCATCGCACATGATGCGCTGGATGACATCGGCCCGGATCCGGTCATCCCGCGACAGTTTCACTCCCCGGGCAATTGGCAGGCGACCGGCATCGATGGCGGCATAGTACTCGTCCAGGGACTTGGAGTTCTGGGAAAAGGCCGCGCCGAGATTGCTGATTGCACTGATCCCGAGCCCGATCATTTCGCATTCTGACTGGGTGGAGTAGCCCTGGAAATTGCGATGCAACTCGTCGTTCTGCTGCGCCTTGACCAGCTCGTCGTCCGGCAGGGCAAAATGATCCATGCCGATGAAAAGGTAACCCGCCTTCTTCAGTTTGCCGATCGCCAGTTCCAGCAACGCCAGCTTCTGTTCGCCAGATACCAGGTGGTGCTTCGCGATCTGCTTCTGCGCCTTGAACACGTCAGGAAGGTGGGCATAGCTGTAAAGGGCGATGCGCGATGGCCGGGCTTCCACGATCTTGTCCAGCGTGCGACCGAACCCTTCCAGGGTCTGGCGTGGCAGGCCGTAAATCAGGTCAACGTTCATGGACGACAAGCCGAGTCGCTGGCCTGTATCGAGCAGGTCATGGGTCAGGGCCTCGGGCTGGACACGATTGATGGCTTCCTGCACGGCCGGGTCGAAATCCTGGACGCCGAGGCTGATGCGGTTGAAGCCCATGGCCACCAGCCGCTCCAGTCGGCGGCCGTCCACGGTACGTGGATCGATTTCCAGCGAACACTCCAGGCGGTCCGAAGGCGCCATCTTGAAATGCTTCCGGAGCGTCTCGAGCAGCTGCTCGAGCTGGGCATCATCAAGGAAGGTGGGGGTGCCGCCACCGAGATGAACCTGCTGTACCTCCCTGTCGGGATCGACCAGCGCCGCCTGCATCTCGATTTCCTTTACCAGCCGCGACAGGTAGTCAGCAGCCTTGTTGCAGTCACGGGTGATCACCCGCAGGCAGCCACAATAGAAGCAGGGACTGGCGCAGAAGGGAATGTGGATGTAGAGCGACAGCGGACGCGGAATCGGATCGCCGTTCGATACCCGCATGGCCTCGCGGTAATCCTGCTCGCCAAAGGCCACCGTGAATTCACGGGCCGTCGGATAGGACGTGTAGCGTGGCGCCTTGATGTCGTAGCGACGAATCAGGCCCTTGTCGAAGGTCATGGTCTGGAGCATCACTGCCTCTGCACGGTTTTCCGATGTTGGAAGCGATTGTGCAAGGCTCCGAGGCCAGGGCGCATTGACCTGCATCAAGTGGCCTGCCATTACCACGCGGGCCGACGGGTCGCCTGTCCGCGGTTCAGTTGACCTGAGTCAATGCGGCCGTCCGGCCCCTCCACCGAGAATGTTGCCCACACTGCCAGCCGGCGGTTTCGAGTCATATCATCGAGGAGTGGGTCGCCCATGGAGACGACAAATGCGGGTATCAATTACAACGACAAGGTGGTGCGACAGTTCACCGTAATGACGGTGGTCTGGGGCATTGTCGGGATGCTGGTCGGGGTCATCATTGCCGCCCAGCTGCTGTTCCCGTCGCTGAATTTCGACATTCCCTGGCTGACCTACAGTCGCCTGCGCCCCTTGCACACCAATGCGGTGATCTTCGCCTTCGGCGGCTGCGGGCTGTTCGCCGCCTCCCTGCATACCGTGCAACGTACCTGCGGGGTACGGCTGTTCGGTGACAAGCTGGCAGCGACGACCTTCTGGGGCTGGCAGCTGGTCATCGTGGCCGCCGCCATCACCCTGCCGCTGGGCATCACCCAGGGCAAGGAATATGCCGAGCTGGAATGGCCGATCGACCTGCTGATCACCGTGGTCTGGGTGATCTACGGCATCGTGTTCTTCGGCACCATCATGAAGCGCAAGGTGAAGCACATCTACGTCGCGAACTGGTTCTTCGCCGCCTACATCATCACCATCGCGGTGTTGCACATCGTGAACAACCTGGTCATCCCGGTCGGACCGTTCAAGTCCTATCCCATCTACTCGGGGACGGTCGATGCCATGGTGCAATGGTGGTACGGACATAACGCCGTCGGCTTCTTCCTGACCGCCGGCTTCCTCGGCATGATGTACTACTTCGTGCCCAAGCAGGCCGGTCGCCCGATCTACTCCTACCGGCTGTCGGTAGTCCACTTCTGGGCGCTGATCTCCATCTACATGTGGGCCGGACCGCACCACCTGCAGTACACCGCCCTGCCCGACTGGGCCCAGTCGCTGGGCATGGTCTTCTCGCTGATCCTGCTGGCACCGAGCTGGGGCGGCATGATCAACGGTGTCATGACGCTGTCCGGTTCATGGGAGAAGCTGCGCACCGACCCGATCCTCAAGTTCCTGATCGTATCGCTGTCCTTCTACGGCATGTCGACCTTCGAAGGCCCGATGATGTCCATCAAGACCGTCAATGCGCTGTCGCATTACACCGACTGGACCATCGGTCACGTGCATTCGGGCGCGCTCGGCTGGGTGGCCTTCATCACCATCGGCATGGTCTATCACCTGATCCCGCGCCTCTGGGACCGCGAAGCCATGTATTCCATCAAGGCCATCGACCTGCATTTCTGGGTCTCGACCATCGGCGTGGTGCTGTACATCAGCTCCATGTGGATTGCCGGCGTGATGCAGGGCCTGATGTGGCGCGCGGTCAACGAGGACGGGACGCTGACCTACGCCTTCATCGAAAGCATCAAGGCCAGCTACCCCTATTACGCAGTGCGCCTGCTCGGCGGCCTGCTGTTCTTCGTCGGCATGCTGATCATGGCCTGGAACGTCTGGAAGACGATCCGCGGCGATCGCCAGCCCGTCACCGCTGCTGCTGCGGCTACAGCCTGAGGAGCCTGAACCATGAAGCATGAAAAGATCGAAAAGAACATCGGCCTGATGGGCATCCTGGTCGCCATCGTCATCAGCGTCGGCGGCCTGGTGGAAATCGTGCCGCTGATGTTCCAGGCACAGACCACCGAAGCCATCGAAGGTCTCGAGCCCTACACCGCACTGGAACTGGAAGGTCGCGACATCTACATCCGCGAGGGTTGCTATGTCTGCCACTCGCAGATGATCCGTCCCTTCCGTGCCGAGACCGAGCGCTATGGCCCTTACTCGGAAGCTGGCGAGTTCGTCTATGACCGTCCCTTCCAGTGGGGCTCCAAGCGCACGGGGCCGGACCTGGCCCGCGTCGGTGGTCGCTACACGGACGAATGGCACCGCGTGCACCTGATCAACCCTCGCGACCTGGTGCCGGAATCCAACATGCCGGGGTTCCCCTGGCTGGACGACACGCGCCTGACCGGCAGCAACACGGCCGGCAAGTTGAAAGCCATGAAGTTGCTGGGCGTGCCTTACACCGATGCTGACATCGAGGCTGCCGCCGACGCGGTTCGCGGCAAGACCGAGATGGATGCACTCATCGCCTACCTGCAGGTGCTCGGCACCGCCAACAACGGGAGATAAGCCATGGATATTCATGTTGTTCGCGGCCTGTACACACTGCTGCTGTTGATTGTCTTCGTCGCCATCTGGGCCTGGGCCTGGAGTGGCAAGCGCAAGGCGCGTTTCGAGGAAGCCTCGCAGCTGCCGTTTGCCGATGAATCCCCTGTCTCGCCCGAGAACGGTGGACAGCAAGAAGGAGCACAGCGATGAGTACTGCATGGAGCCTGTTCATCACCATCCTGACGATTGGCAACATCGTTGCCTGCCTGTGGCTGCTCTGGTGGACCTCCCGAGACCGACCCGCGGAAACCACCGAGGAAACCACCGGCCATGTCTGGGATGAAGACCTGGAAGAACTCAACAACCCCTTGCCGCGCTGGTGGCTGATCCTGTTCTACATCACCGTGGTGTTCGGGTTCATCTACCTGGCGCTTTACCCGGGGCTGGGAAACTTCGAGGGCTACCTGGGCTGGACCCAGATCAGCCAGTACGAAGAGGAGTCGGCACGCATCGAGGCACAGCAGGCCGAGACCTTTGCACGCTTTGCCGGTCTCGACATTCCGGCGGTCGCCGCCAGCGCAGAAGCGAACGAAATCGGTTCGCGCCTGTATGCCAACAACTGCTCGGTCTGCCATGGCGCCGATGCGCGTGGCGCACGTGGCTACCCCAACCTGGCCGATGACGACTGGCTGTACGGCGGCTCGCCGGATGCCATCCTGCATTCCATCCGCAAGGGTCGTAATGGCGTCATGCCGGCACTTGGCAGTGCGCTGGGTGACCAGGGCGTGGCTGAGGTGGCCGCCTACGTCCAGAAACTGTCCGGCCAGGCGCTTGGCCCCGCGGCAGCGCCGCTGGCCGCTGCCGGCGAGCAGAAATACCAGATGCTCTGCACGGCCTGCCACGGTGCCGATGGCAAAGGCAACCAGGCCCTCGGTGCACCGAACCTGACCGATGATACCTGGCTGTATGGCGGTGATTTCGAAACCATCAAGACATCCATTCGCCTGGGGCGCCAGAACGCCATGCCGGCCCATGACGAGCTGCTGACAGATGACGAAATCCGCCTGATCGCGGCCTACATCTACAGCCTGTCGAACCAGGACGGCAACTGATGACCGGCAGCGGCTTCGATACACCGGCTGCCCCTCGTGGCGTGCTGAAGGCACTGATCATCGCATGGTCATCCTTCATCACGGCCGGCGTTGCAAGCATGGTGTTCTTTGCCAGCTTCGACCCCGTCGTGCTGGCAGAGGCCGCAACGTTTCCCGCCGAGCTGAATCGCACGGCGGGTTACACCATCGGCTTCCTGCTGCTCTGGTTGCTGACCGCGATTGCTGCGGCCATGGCTGTCTACCTGATGGAATCCCTGAAGCTGCACCCGCCGGAAAAGAACGCGGCCATGGACCCGGCGTCCGGCAAGGAGCATGAACAGTGAGCAAGCCCGGCAACGGGAATACCGGCGATCCGATGTACGTCGCGCGGGAAAAGATCTACCCGCGCGAAGTCAGCGGCCGTTTCCAGAGCCTTCGCAAGCTGGCTGTCGTCGTGCTGCTCGGCATTTACTACATCGGCCCCTGGCTGCGCTGGGATGGCCGCCAGGCCGTGCTGTTCGACCTGCCAGCTCGCCAGTTCCATGTGTTTGGCCTGACCTTCTGGCCGCAGGACTTTTTCTACCTGGCATTGCTGCTGATCATCGCCGCGCTGTCCTTGTTCTTCTTTACCGCGCTGGCCGGACGGCTCTGGTGCGGTTTTGCCTGTCCGCAAACGGTATGGACGGAAGCCTTCATCTGGATGGAGCGCCTGGTGGAAGGCAGTCGCAACCAGCAGATGAAACTCGATCGTGGCCCGCGCAACCGCGAGTGGCTGATGAAGAAGACCACCAAGCACTCGCTATGGCTGGTTTTCGCACTGTGGACCGGCTTCACCTTTGTCGGTTACTTCACGCCAATCGACGTGCTCGCCGACGAGGTCATGGCCATGTCCACCGGACCGTGGGAGACGTTCTGGATTCTTTTCTATGCCTTTGCCACCTGGGGCAACGCGGGCTTCCTGAGAGAACAGGTCTGCATCTACATGTGCCCCTACGCCCGCTTCCAGTCGGCGATGTTCGACAAGGACACCTTGATCATTGCCTATGACGAGCAGCGCGGCGAACCCCGCGGTGGTCGCAAGCGCAATGTCGATCCGAAGGATGTCGGTCTTGGCGACTGCATAGACTGCACCCTCTGCGTGCAGGTCTGTCCGACCGGCATCGACATCCGTGACGGCCTGCAGTACGAGTGCATTGCCTGCGCTGCCTGCGTCGATGCCTGTGACAGTGTCATGGACAAGATGAACTACCCGCGTGGCCTCATTCGCTATGCCACCGAGCACTCCATCGACAACAAGCAGACCCGGATCCTGCGACCACGCACACTGGTTTACGGTGCCTTGCTGACACTGCTTGTATCTGCCTGGGTGCTCGGCATTGCCATGATCAAGCCACTGGCCATGGATGTGCTGCGCGATCGCAATGCCCTCTACCGACTGCGCAATGCCACGGTCGAAAACGTCTACACGCTGAAGATCATGAACAAGTCGGATTCCGAACAGGTCTACGCCCTGTCCGTCGATGGCCTGGACGAGCTGCGCATCGACAGCCAGGCCAGTGGCATCGCGGTACGACGTGGCGAAGTGCTGACCGCAGCCTTGCGACTGTCGCTCGACCTGCCGACCGACCTGCGTGGTGGCGGACATGACGTGACCTTGAGACTGGTCGACCGCGATGGCAACGAAATCGAGGAAACCACCCGTTTCTTCCTGCCGCTGGAGAGCGAACGATGAACGAAGCAACACTGCCGGTCGCGAAACGACCCTGGTACCGGGAACCGATGGTCTGGCTGGTGATTGCCCTGCCGCTCTCGGTGGTCATTGCCGGCATCAGTACCGTGGTCATCGCCAGCCGCAATGCGGACTCGCTGGTGGTGGACGGTTTCCAGCGTGTCGGCCTGCTGTCGAGTCGCGTGTCGGCAGCTGATCGCGAGGCCAGCAGGCTCGGCCTGCAGGCCATGGTGCGCATCGATGCAGAAAACGAGCTCGTGATGGTCAGCCTCAGCGGCAACGATGCGAGCTGGCAGGCAGGCGAAGTGCAGGCCTCCCTGCACCACCCGACTCGCCGCGAGCAGGACTTCACGCTGCTGCTTCAGAGCGAAAACGGCAGCCTGTTCACAGCCGGGCTGCCGCGCGAGATATCCGCAGGCTGGTACCTGCAGATCGAATCACGCGATGGCAGCTGGCGCCTGAGCGGCCAGTTCGCCGACGCAGGAATCCTGCGGCTTGCCGGCAAGGACCAGGCCACACGATGAGCACGGTGATGTCACTCGCTTGCTACCACTGCGGCGAGACCGTTGCTCGTGATGCGGCACGCTGGGTGTCACTGGATGGCACGGAGCAACCGATGTGCTGCAGCGGCTGCGCCGCCGTTGCCGAACTGATCAACCAGGGCGGGCTGGAAGCGTATTATCGTTTTCGGGAAGTCGACGCACCGCGCGCG comes from Gammaproteobacteria bacterium and encodes:
- a CDS encoding type IV pilin protein; the encoded protein is MSGKHRGLTLIELMITVAIVSILVAIGLPSYQDYTDRVRRTEASASLMKMAGSYEQFILRNRRPPETFVAIDDALTLMMNGSAFAQQAPVSGLQSNNGSWLTEGGHYSMTLSQNAGGQVLMQATANSAAALKDEDCRTMQYFVNGLKTSMAADGTDSTDTCWRR
- a CDS encoding MBL fold metallo-hydrolase: MKLTFHGAASRVTGSCHLLEVGGKRVLLDCGLIQGGGEEDLNARAFPFDPASIDAVLLSHAHIDHSGRLPLLVKRGFAGVVHATPATADLCRILLKDSAFLNQKDAELESRKRARRGLPPVHALYDQDDVEACMALFETHDYGEKVEVAAGVTASFHDAGHILGSAIVSCELADNGVNRKLVFSGDLGHAPALLLRQPDVLDQADIVLCESTYGDRCHRDWQSTWQELGDIIRSAHSARGNILIPSFAVGRTQDLLYVLGKHYADWQLDRWQIFLDSPLAIEATELYARHWELYQQEAGSDVRQTRFRLPNLHFCETPAQSMALNERHSGAIIIAGSGMCTGGRIRHHFKHNLWRPEAKVVIVGFQAEGTPGRALVNGAEYLTLWGEPVRVAAQVHTVGGLSAHADQQGLKAWLEHFRERPPLVLVHGEPQAADALATVMRESAWSQVAVASEGAVVDLKALPTLAVSTRTKQ
- the pdxH gene encoding pyridoxamine 5'-phosphate oxidase, producing the protein MIETLSETNLLHDPFAMFQNWYADAQPGVQGDPTQMTLATADASGRPSARIVLLKELDSGGFVFYTNYSSRKGADLAANPQAALLWWWPHQGRQVRVEGSIEQVPDTVSDAYFASRPRDSQIGAWASEQSSALRDRASLEERVAQFEKRFDGQDVPRPPHWGGYRLRPDHFEFWQMGDARLHDRFGFDLDGGDWLVERLNP
- the fnr gene encoding fumarate/nitrate reduction transcriptional regulator Fnr, with product MGEQQAVAKLDAELRKMCSNCSLAELCLPVGLDRESLSKLDSLVERGSPLHAGDHLYQKGDPFEALYAVRSGYLKSYTIDESGREQVLGFYLPGELLGLDAIYPEKHQCSAVALDTASVCQLPYEDLADLAGKVPGLQKQMFRLLSKDIHDSHSLAGDFTAEERLAAFLLSLSARLKLRGYSATHFMLAMPRRDIANYLRLATETVSRVFKRFQQEGILEVDRRDIRLLDIERLDEIARCVPK
- the hemN gene encoding oxygen-independent coproporphyrinogen III oxidase — encoded protein: MLQTMTFDKGLIRRYDIKAPRYTSYPTAREFTVAFGEQDYREAMRVSNGDPIPRPLSLYIHIPFCASPCFYCGCLRVITRDCNKAADYLSRLVKEIEMQAALVDPDREVQQVHLGGGTPTFLDDAQLEQLLETLRKHFKMAPSDRLECSLEIDPRTVDGRRLERLVAMGFNRISLGVQDFDPAVQEAINRVQPEALTHDLLDTGQRLGLSSMNVDLIYGLPRQTLEGFGRTLDKIVEARPSRIALYSYAHLPDVFKAQKQIAKHHLVSGEQKLALLELAIGKLKKAGYLFIGMDHFALPDDELVKAQQNDELHRNFQGYSTQSECEMIGLGISAISNLGAAFSQNSKSLDEYYAAIDAGRLPIARGVKLSRDDRIRADVIQRIMCDGIVSFADIDAHWGIRFEEYFADSLLRLTPLLRDGLAILNRRRLVVTGKGRLLLRVIALPFDAYHGKLIDDSQSFSDVI
- the ccoN gene encoding cytochrome-c oxidase, cbb3-type subunit I, with protein sequence METTNAGINYNDKVVRQFTVMTVVWGIVGMLVGVIIAAQLLFPSLNFDIPWLTYSRLRPLHTNAVIFAFGGCGLFAASLHTVQRTCGVRLFGDKLAATTFWGWQLVIVAAAITLPLGITQGKEYAELEWPIDLLITVVWVIYGIVFFGTIMKRKVKHIYVANWFFAAYIITIAVLHIVNNLVIPVGPFKSYPIYSGTVDAMVQWWYGHNAVGFFLTAGFLGMMYYFVPKQAGRPIYSYRLSVVHFWALISIYMWAGPHHLQYTALPDWAQSLGMVFSLILLAPSWGGMINGVMTLSGSWEKLRTDPILKFLIVSLSFYGMSTFEGPMMSIKTVNALSHYTDWTIGHVHSGALGWVAFITIGMVYHLIPRLWDREAMYSIKAIDLHFWVSTIGVVLYISSMWIAGVMQGLMWRAVNEDGTLTYAFIESIKASYPYYAVRLLGGLLFFVGMLIMAWNVWKTIRGDRQPVTAAAAATA
- the ccoO gene encoding cytochrome-c oxidase, cbb3-type subunit II — translated: MKHEKIEKNIGLMGILVAIVISVGGLVEIVPLMFQAQTTEAIEGLEPYTALELEGRDIYIREGCYVCHSQMIRPFRAETERYGPYSEAGEFVYDRPFQWGSKRTGPDLARVGGRYTDEWHRVHLINPRDLVPESNMPGFPWLDDTRLTGSNTAGKLKAMKLLGVPYTDADIEAAADAVRGKTEMDALIAYLQVLGTANNGR
- a CDS encoding cbb3-type cytochrome c oxidase subunit 3, producing MDIHVVRGLYTLLLLIVFVAIWAWAWSGKRKARFEEASQLPFADESPVSPENGGQQEGAQR
- the ccoP gene encoding cytochrome-c oxidase, cbb3-type subunit III; translation: MSTAWSLFITILTIGNIVACLWLLWWTSRDRPAETTEETTGHVWDEDLEELNNPLPRWWLILFYITVVFGFIYLALYPGLGNFEGYLGWTQISQYEEESARIEAQQAETFARFAGLDIPAVAASAEANEIGSRLYANNCSVCHGADARGARGYPNLADDDWLYGGSPDAILHSIRKGRNGVMPALGSALGDQGVAEVAAYVQKLSGQALGPAAAPLAAAGEQKYQMLCTACHGADGKGNQALGAPNLTDDTWLYGGDFETIKTSIRLGRQNAMPAHDELLTDDEIRLIAAYIYSLSNQDGN
- the ccoG gene encoding cytochrome c oxidase accessory protein CcoG, which codes for MYVAREKIYPREVSGRFQSLRKLAVVVLLGIYYIGPWLRWDGRQAVLFDLPARQFHVFGLTFWPQDFFYLALLLIIAALSLFFFTALAGRLWCGFACPQTVWTEAFIWMERLVEGSRNQQMKLDRGPRNREWLMKKTTKHSLWLVFALWTGFTFVGYFTPIDVLADEVMAMSTGPWETFWILFYAFATWGNAGFLREQVCIYMCPYARFQSAMFDKDTLIIAYDEQRGEPRGGRKRNVDPKDVGLGDCIDCTLCVQVCPTGIDIRDGLQYECIACAACVDACDSVMDKMNYPRGLIRYATEHSIDNKQTRILRPRTLVYGALLTLLVSAWVLGIAMIKPLAMDVLRDRNALYRLRNATVENVYTLKIMNKSDSEQVYALSVDGLDELRIDSQASGIAVRRGEVLTAALRLSLDLPTDLRGGGHDVTLRLVDRDGNEIEETTRFFLPLESER
- a CDS encoding FixH family protein is translated as MNEATLPVAKRPWYREPMVWLVIALPLSVVIAGISTVVIASRNADSLVVDGFQRVGLLSSRVSAADREASRLGLQAMVRIDAENELVMVSLSGNDASWQAGEVQASLHHPTRREQDFTLLLQSENGSLFTAGLPREISAGWYLQIESRDGSWRLSGQFADAGILRLAGKDQATR